The Hyphomicrobiales bacterium genomic sequence TCAAACAGGTCGAGGGAACACTGACCCTGCACGGCGGCGACCCCGAGCTTTCCGTCGGCGCCCAGTGCCACTATTTCGGCCACGAGAATGCGCTGAAGCTGCAGCTCACCGTCACCGAGAATGTTGATTTCTGGCACCGCTATTATGGCGACACCGGCACCAGCGTGGCTGAAGCGCTCGAAACCGTACGCCTCGCCCAGCTGAGCCATTTGCCGGCCGCGGTTTTGTCCGCTGGCCAGCGCCGCCGTCTTTCGCTTGCCCGCCTGATCGTCTCGCGCCGCCCCGTCTGGCTGCTCGACGAGCCGACGGCTGCGCTCGATGCCGCCAGCGAAAAGCGGCTCGGAGAACTCATGACATCGCATCTGCTCGATGACGGCATCGTCATCGCCGTTACCCACAGCAATCTGCCGCTGGCCGAAACGAAATCCCTCAAGCTCGGCGAGGTGCGGCCATGATGAGCGCCATGTCGGCCCTGTTCGTGCGCGAGATCCGCCTTGCCGTGCGCGTCGGCGGCGGCGCGCTGATGGGCGTGCTGTTCTTCCTCACCGTGGTGACGGTCATTCCCTTCGGCATCGGCCCCGACCTCAAGCTTCTCGCCCGCATCGGCCCGGCCATCCTGTGGATCGGCGCCCTGCTCGCCACCCTGCTCGGCCTCGACCGGCTGTTTCAGACCGAGCGTGAGGACGGCACCCTCGATCTCATCCTGCTCGGGGAGCACCCGCTCGAACTGGTCGTCTTCGTCAAGGCGATGGCGCACTGGGTGGCGACCGGCCTGCCGCTGGTGCTTGCCGCCCCGATCCTGGCAATCTTCGTCAATCTTGAACCGCTGGCGATCGGCGCCGTCGTCGTCACGCTTGCTGTCGGCACCCCGGCGCTCACCCTGGTCGGCGCGATCGGCGCAGCGCTCACCGTATCGCTGAGGCGTGGCGGCGTGCTTCTGGCGATCCTCGTTCTGCCGCTGACGATCCCGGTGCTTATCTTCGGCGTTTCCGCCGCCAACGCGGCGATCACCCAGCCGACGCCGTTCCTGACGCCGTTCCTCTTCATGTGCGCCCTGTCGCTGATGTCGGCAGTCCTCGGACCCGTTGCGGCGGCCGCGGCCCTGCGCTTGGCAGCGGAATAGCCCTGTCAAGCAGTCCGCACCGGCTGAACATCGGTGCGGGGCGGCCCCGAAATCACCCTATTGTCGCCCCGTTTCGGCCCCGCTCAGGCCGAACTTCGCCGACCTGATTGACCCCGCAAACTTCATTGCTACGGGGTCAGACGAATGAAACGCACAATTTCCCTTGGCTGCCTGACAGCGCTCGTCATCGCGGCAGGCACGCCCGCAACGCTCGCATCCGAGCAATCCACACCGGCACCGAAGCCGGCGCAGGCTTCACAAGATATGGGCGTCCAGAACGTTCCCGAGCCGGAACGGCCAGCAGCCGTCCGCAAGGCCGAACCAGTCGCGAAGGAAAGCGAAGCGGAAACGCCGGTGGTTGAAGCTGAAGACAGCGGCTCGGCCGAACCTAAAAAGGTTGCCTCCGCCAAACCTCAAGCTGCCGCCGCAGCACCCGCCGCCAAGCCCGCGACGAACACCGCGAAAAATACCGAGGGCGCCGTCATCTTCCATGACGACGGCGGCAAGTACTGCATTGGTGGCACCGCCTGCGCACGCTATTGCGCCAGCGACGACCGCGCCTGCACGGCAAAGTTCAGCTACGTCGTCACCCTCGACGCACCGGCCTATATCGACACCATTCAGGTCAACGCCCATGACGATATCGGCAAGAGCAAACGCTCCAAACTCGTCGTCAAGGTCAACGGCAAGACCCTCGACGAAAAGCCGGTCTACCGCCTCGGCTCCGCGATCGGCCTGAAAGCCGGCGTCGTCGGCCAAACCATCACCATCGAATCCGCGCACCAGTACAACGGCTTCCTGCGCGGCGGCGACGAGGCGATGATCTGGGACATCTTAGTCTTCGGCGGCCGCGGTTGATCAACGACAAGTCAGAGCACCGCGCCCACGCGGCAGAGGTTGACGATAGTGTCGCAGGGTGGTGGACAGCGCAGGCAAACGACATAATTTGACCGAGGTCATGGGCTTCTAAGGCTCAGGACTTATTAATCCTGCCATTGTGCGGGAGCGGACTTGTTCGCTGACAAGGCGGGGAGCCGCCGGAAACCGTCCGGTTTTCAAGGCTGCCTCACATCGTTCAGCGGGAAAATGCGCCCCGCCCTTCGGGTTTGGCTGACGCGGCCAGACAGGATGCGCAGGATTAATAGGTTCCGGGCCTAGCCCTTTTCGTTGAGAAACCGGAAAACCATCGGTACAAATGGCGCCATGACTGACACCACCGCCTCAACCAGCCGCCTTTGGGCACTCGCAAACCCGACCCGTTTCCTGGGTTTCGTGGATCGCCTGCTGCCGTGGCTCATCGGCCTGACGGTCGTCACTTTCGTCGTCGGACTGTATCTGTCGTTCTTCTACGCGCCGGCGGACTACCAGCAGGGCAACACCGTGCGGATCATGTTCATCCATGTTCCCGCCGCCTGGCTCGCCATGTTCGCCTATACGATGATGTCGATCTCCTCGGTCGGCCTCCTCGTGTGGAAGCACCCGCTCGCCGATGTTTCGGCCAAGAGTGCCGCGCCGGTCGGTGCGGCCTTCACATTCCTGTCGCTGATCACCGGCTCGCTCTGGGGCAAGCCGATGTGGGGCACCTGGTGGGAATGGGACGCCCGCATGACCTCGGTGTTGATCCTGTTCATCATGTATCTCGGCCTGATTGCGCTGTGGCGCTCGATCGAGGATCCGATCCGCGCCGGCAAGGCCGCCGCCGTGCTCGTCCTCGTCGGCTTCGTCAACATCCCGATCATCAAGTTCTCGGTCGAATGGTGGAACACGCTGCACCAACCGGCCAGCGTCATGCGCCTCGACGGCCCGACGATCCATCACACCATCCTCATCCCGTTGCTCGCCATGGCCATTGCGTTCACGCTCCTGTTCACGGTGTTGCATCTGATGGTGATGCGCAACGAGATCCTGCGCCGCCGTATTCGCACGCTGCGCATGCTCGAAGCCTCCAACGCCGGAGCGGAGTGACCGCCATGTTCGAACTCGGCCGCCACGCCGGCTTTATCATCGCCTCCTACGGCATCGCGCTTGCGGTGGTGATCGCGCTGATCGTCTGGATCCGCGTCGACTATGGCATCCAGCGCCGCCTGCTCGCCGAGCTTGAGGCCCGCGGCATGCGCCGCCGTTCCGACCATCGTGACGAGAAACACTCATGAGCGACAGCAACGACGAACCGACGGGCGGCGAAGACACCCCGCGCAAAGGCCCTTCGCTGCTGGTACTGCTGCCGCTGGTGATCTTCGCCGGCATGGTGGCGCTGTTTTTCTACCAGCTCAGTGCCGGCCGCGATCCCTCGATCCTGCCGTCCGCGCTGATCCACAAGCAGGCGCCGCAGTTCGACCTCGGCCCGCTTCCGGGCGTCACACTGAACGGCAAGGAAGTCCCCGGCCTCAAGCGCGCCGATCTCGACGGCAAGGTGACGCTGTTGAACTTCTGGGCCTCGTGGTGCGTGCCCTGCCGTCAGGAACACCCGATCCTGCTTGAACTGCAGAAGGACAGCCGCTTCCAGCTCGTCGGCATCAATGTCCGCGACAGCGAAACCGCCGCCCGCGGTTATCTCGTCGACCACGAGAACCCGTTCGAGCGCATCGGCTTCGACACGACCTATCGTTCGGCGATCGAGTTCGGCGTCACCGGCCAGCCGGAAACTTTCATCATCGACAAGTTCGGCTGCATCCGCCACAAGCAGATCGGACCGCTCTACACCAAGCTGTTGAACGACACGGTGCTGCCGCTGATCGACAAGGCGCTTGGCGAGACGGAACCGGCCGAGGGCTGCACGCCGCCCACATCCGCCGGTTCATGACCGACGGCACCGACGACCCTCTCGGCAATTTCATCCGCGCCGTTCCCGACGGCGACAATATCGAGCGGGCCGTCTGCCGCGATTGCGGCTTTGTCGCCTATGAAAACCCGAAAATCGTCGTCGGTTCGGTCGTTCGCGCCGGCGGACAAATCCTGATGTGCCGTCGCGCCATCGAACCGGCCTACGGTCTGTGGACGCTGCCCGCCGGCTATCTCGAACTCAACGAAACGCCCGAGGACGGCGCCCGGCGCGAGGCCATCGAGGAAGCGAGCGCCGACATTCGCATCGACCGCCTGCTCGCGGTCTACACCGTGCCGCGCATCTCGCAGGTCCAGTTGATCTATCGCGCGACACTGCTCGGCCCCATTGCCCCAGGCCCCGAAAGCCTCGAAGTCGCGCTGTTCGATGAAGCCGATATCCCGTGGGACGAAATCGCCTTCCCGACAGTCCACTGGGCGCTTGGCCACGATGCCGAGGTGCTGGCCGGCGCCGCAGTTGCCCCATTCGGCAACCCGCCCGGCGCGACCGGCGACGTGATGCCGAAACGGTGATCGGCCCTCACCCCAACGTGAGTGGTTCGTGATTGTTTCGTTCGATACTATTCTGCGCTAGACAGGTGCCGTGCGGCACCAATCCAGTGACCTCGGGACCAAAATGCAGATTCGTTTCGGTATCTTCGCCAGCGGCTTGCTCGCCCTCTCGGCCCTGATGATGGCGCAGCAGAGCGCACACGCCGCCGCAAAAGCCGTGGTCGAACTGTTCACCAGTCAGGGCTGTTCGAGCTGCCCGCCGGCCGACAAGCTCGCCGGCAAGCTCGCCGAAGACAATGACCTGATCGTCCTTACCCTGCCGGTCGATTACTGGGATTATCTCGGCTGGAAGGACACGCTTGCGAACGGCAAGTTCAGCGCCCGCCAGAAAGCCTATGCGCAAAGCCGTGGCGACACCGCGATCTACACACCGCAAATGGTGGTCAACGGCCGCGAACACGTCATCGGAAGCGACAAAAACGCTGTCGAAATTTCGGTAACCCGCCAGATCAACCGCTTTCATGGCCTGCCGGTCGCCGTGACCATGACGACCAAGGACGACGCCATCGTCATCGACGTCGCCGGAGCGGACGACGCACCCGACACCGCCACCGTCTGGCTCGCGACGCTCGACAAGACGCGCAGCGTGGAAATCAAGCGGGGCGAAAACCGCGGCCTCACCGCCACCTACTTCAACGTCGTCCACGAACTTCAGCCGGTTGGCATGTGGAAAGGCCGCGCCGAGCGGTTCGAACTGCCGCGTAACGAAATCCTCGACGCCGACAGCAACAAGGGCTGCGCCGTCATCGTCCAGATCGATCGCCGAGGCCTTCCCGGCGCGATTGTCGGCGCAGCGATGCTGCGCGACTGAGCGCAAGAGCCAGAGCGAAACGAGAAAGGCCGCCGAGTGTCCCCGGCGGCCTTTTTCTTGTCGAACGAAACCGACACGAAAATCCCGCTCGGTAGCGCTTTCCCAAAAAGTTGACAGACTTTTTGGACAAGAAAACGCGCGCTCAAAACCCGCACCGGTCAGCCCGCGCAGGCGGCCTCGATCAGCTTTGCCATCTCCTCGGCAAAGGCCGACGGATCGTCCGGCGCATCGCCGTCGAGAATGCGCGCAAGACCGAACAGCATCGACGGCGTCGCACCGAGATCGCCGCCGGCTGCCAGCTTGTCGGCCAGCACCTTGATGAGCCCGTGACGCGGATTTATCTCGAGCACCGGCGCCTGTTTGGCACCGCCCTCCTGCTGCGCCAGAAGCCGCTCGAGCTGACGGTCGGGGCCGAAATCCGCCGCCACAAGGCAGACCGGGCTCGCCGCGAGGCGTTCCGACACCCGTACATCGCCTGCCGTCTCGCCAAGCGCGGTCTTCAGCGCGGCAACAAGACCGGCAATGGCCGCTTCGTCGCCCGCCTCACCGGCCGGCGCATCTTCGCTGACCGGAATGGCGTCGAGATCGGCGGATCCTTGCGTGATCGAATGGAACGGCTTGCCGTCGAAACCAAGCGCGGTACGCACCCAGAAGGCATCGACCGGATCGGTCAGCAGCAGCACTTCGATATCGCGCGCCCGGAACCCTTCCAGATGCGGGCTCTTTTCAAGCGCCGCGCGGTCCTCTCCGACTGCATAGAAAAGCGCCGTCTGGTTCTCGCGCATATCGGTGACGATCTCGGCAAGCGTCCGCCAGCCGTCACCCTTGGTGGTCTGGAAGCGAGCCAACTTGAACAGCGCATCGCGCCGTGCCGGGTCCTCGTAGAGACCTTCCTTCAGCACCGCGCCGAAAGCCTCCCAGACCTTGGCATAGGCCTCGGCATCCTTCTCGGCGAGTTTTTCGAGTTCCGACAGAACGCGGTTGGTGACGCCCTTCCTGATCGAATCGAGAATCGGGTTGTCCTGCAGAAGTTCGCGCGAAAGATTGAGCGGCAGGTCATCGGAATCGATCACACCGCGCACGAAACGCAGCCACGGCGGCAGCAGCTCGACCTCGTCGCTGATGAACACGCGCCGCACATAGAGCCGCACCCGGCCCTTGCGGCTCGGATCGAACAGGTCGAACGGCTTGGTCGAGGGCACGAACAGCAGCACGGAGTATTCCTGCCGCCCTTCCGCCTTGTAGTGCAGCGTCAGCGCCGGCTCGTCATAGAGCCCGCCGACATGGCCGTAGAATTCCTTGTATTCCTCTTCCGTGACCGAGGAACGCGACTTGCGCCACAGCGCCGACCCGTCGGCGATCTGCTCCGGCTCTTCCGCGTCCTTGCGCATAAGCGTGATCGGCACCGGCACATGAGCCGAATAATCGCGCACGATCCGCTCGATGGTCGCATCCTCGGCATAGTCGAGCGCATCGTCCAGCAGATGCAGGATCACCCGCGTGCCGCGCGCCGGCGCAGCGTCGCCCTCGACCGCCTCGACCGTGAAAGTCCCCTTGCCATCCGAGCGCCACGACCAGGCGTCGCTCGATCCGGCGCGGCGGGAGATCACCTCAACCTCGGCCGCGACCATGAAGGAGGCATAGAAGCCGACACCGAACTGGCCGATGAAGGCGGTCCTGTCTTCGCTCTTCTCAAGACCCTCGAGGAAAGCGCCGGTGCCCGAGCGTGCGATCGTGCCGAGATTGGCGATAAGCTCTTCGTGGCTCATGCCGATACCGTTGTCGGCCACCGTCAGCGTCTTTTCCTCGACATTCGCCGAGACCGTGATGCCGAATTCGCTTTCGCCGGCGACAAGCGCCGGGTCGACCAGAGACAACTGGCGCAGCTTCTCGCAGGCATCTGCCGCGTTCGAGATCAGCTCGCGCAGGAAGATGTCCTTGTTCGAATAGACCGAATGCACCATCAGGTGCAGCAGGCGGGAAACCTCGGCCTCGAATTTATGCGCCTCCTGCGGACGCGATGTCGTATCCGTAGACGGACTCATTATCTCACCTGGACTTCTTGTGATTGACCAAAGGCCGGCGATCTGCCGGCGCCCCCTATATCGGCGAGAGCCCGGAGCGAATCAAGAGTCGCCAACAGTTTGCTCCGGCTTGCTGCGCGCGATCCGGCGCCGCAAGAGAGTGTCATTCAGGGGGAAATCGAGGCCAGAAACGAGTAGAGCGGCGAAATCGCCGCTCTACGTCAGGTGGCCCGGTTCTTTACAAGGCCCCGGGGGGCTGGGGGGCTGAATTGATCCGAAGCCTCGACCGAACCGGGCCGTCTGAGGCAACGATTGAATGGTGCCCGGCCAAAGTGGCCCGGGAAGGGCCTAAATTTGGCGAAACTGTGATTTTTTCCCTTGGCAGCGATAACCCGACGATCCCACGGGAATCGGAAAATTACATGCGGCCAACAGATTACACCTTCACCTGCGGCAGGCACATATCGCCTCGGGTCCGGTCGCAAGCGAATTTAGGGCAGTTCAACTCCCCCAATATCTCTTTTGCATATACAACTTAATATATATAATCTGACATTGTGTCCGCTTTAGTTGCAGGTCAAGTTCCCCGATGCACCGCCCGTTTTTTCCC encodes the following:
- the ccmA gene encoding heme ABC exporter ATP-binding protein CcmA yields the protein MTTLTLEGKGLICERGGRRVFTDVDFSVSSGEALVVTGPNGAGKSSLLRTITGLVKQVEGTLTLHGGDPELSVGAQCHYFGHENALKLQLTVTENVDFWHRYYGDTGTSVAEALETVRLAQLSHLPAAVLSAGQRRRLSLARLIVSRRPVWLLDEPTAALDAASEKRLGELMTSHLLDDGIVIAVTHSNLPLAETKSLKLGEVRP
- the ccmB gene encoding heme exporter protein CcmB → MSALFVREIRLAVRVGGGALMGVLFFLTVVTVIPFGIGPDLKLLARIGPAILWIGALLATLLGLDRLFQTEREDGTLDLILLGEHPLELVVFVKAMAHWVATGLPLVLAAPILAIFVNLEPLAIGAVVVTLAVGTPALTLVGAIGAALTVSLRRGGVLLAILVLPLTIPVLIFGVSAANAAITQPTPFLTPFLFMCALSLMSAVLGPVAAAAALRLAAE
- a CDS encoding heme transporter HemC; this encodes MTDTTASTSRLWALANPTRFLGFVDRLLPWLIGLTVVTFVVGLYLSFFYAPADYQQGNTVRIMFIHVPAAWLAMFAYTMMSISSVGLLVWKHPLADVSAKSAAPVGAAFTFLSLITGSLWGKPMWGTWWEWDARMTSVLILFIMYLGLIALWRSIEDPIRAGKAAAVLVLVGFVNIPIIKFSVEWWNTLHQPASVMRLDGPTIHHTILIPLLAMAIAFTLLFTVLHLMVMRNEILRRRIRTLRMLEASNAGAE
- the ccmD gene encoding heme exporter protein CcmD, coding for MFELGRHAGFIIASYGIALAVVIALIVWIRVDYGIQRRLLAELEARGMRRRSDHRDEKHS
- a CDS encoding DsbE family thiol:disulfide interchange protein; this translates as MSDSNDEPTGGEDTPRKGPSLLVLLPLVIFAGMVALFFYQLSAGRDPSILPSALIHKQAPQFDLGPLPGVTLNGKEVPGLKRADLDGKVTLLNFWASWCVPCRQEHPILLELQKDSRFQLVGINVRDSETAARGYLVDHENPFERIGFDTTYRSAIEFGVTGQPETFIIDKFGCIRHKQIGPLYTKLLNDTVLPLIDKALGETEPAEGCTPPTSAGS
- a CDS encoding NUDIX hydrolase — its product is MTDGTDDPLGNFIRAVPDGDNIERAVCRDCGFVAYENPKIVVGSVVRAGGQILMCRRAIEPAYGLWTLPAGYLELNETPEDGARREAIEEASADIRIDRLLAVYTVPRISQVQLIYRATLLGPIAPGPESLEVALFDEADIPWDEIAFPTVHWALGHDAEVLAGAAVAPFGNPPGATGDVMPKR
- a CDS encoding DUF1223 domain-containing protein; amino-acid sequence: MQIRFGIFASGLLALSALMMAQQSAHAAAKAVVELFTSQGCSSCPPADKLAGKLAEDNDLIVLTLPVDYWDYLGWKDTLANGKFSARQKAYAQSRGDTAIYTPQMVVNGREHVIGSDKNAVEISVTRQINRFHGLPVAVTMTTKDDAIVIDVAGADDAPDTATVWLATLDKTRSVEIKRGENRGLTATYFNVVHELQPVGMWKGRAERFELPRNEILDADSNKGCAVIVQIDRRGLPGAIVGAAMLRD
- a CDS encoding molecular chaperone HtpG, whose product is MSPSTDTTSRPQEAHKFEAEVSRLLHLMVHSVYSNKDIFLRELISNAADACEKLRQLSLVDPALVAGESEFGITVSANVEEKTLTVADNGIGMSHEELIANLGTIARSGTGAFLEGLEKSEDRTAFIGQFGVGFYASFMVAAEVEVISRRAGSSDAWSWRSDGKGTFTVEAVEGDAAPARGTRVILHLLDDALDYAEDATIERIVRDYSAHVPVPITLMRKDAEEPEQIADGSALWRKSRSSVTEEEYKEFYGHVGGLYDEPALTLHYKAEGRQEYSVLLFVPSTKPFDLFDPSRKGRVRLYVRRVFISDEVELLPPWLRFVRGVIDSDDLPLNLSRELLQDNPILDSIRKGVTNRVLSELEKLAEKDAEAYAKVWEAFGAVLKEGLYEDPARRDALFKLARFQTTKGDGWRTLAEIVTDMRENQTALFYAVGEDRAALEKSPHLEGFRARDIEVLLLTDPVDAFWVRTALGFDGKPFHSITQGSADLDAIPVSEDAPAGEAGDEAAIAGLVAALKTALGETAGDVRVSERLAASPVCLVAADFGPDRQLERLLAQQEGGAKQAPVLEINPRHGLIKVLADKLAAGGDLGATPSMLFGLARILDGDAPDDPSAFAEEMAKLIEAACAG